The Sorangiineae bacterium MSr11367 genome window below encodes:
- the murI gene encoding glutamate racemase has protein sequence MKADTDPATARQAGPGAAPLGVFDSGLGGLTVVRALRAVLPHEDIVYLGDTARVPYGTRGAATVVKYAGACARQLVSHRVKTIVIACNTVSAVAPEQLRIDLDLPVLGVIEPGARAAVAATKTGRVGILATPGTIFSQAYTRAVTTLSTRTEVFGQAAPLLVPLAEEGWIEGEVPRLAVRRYLEPLARAGVDAIVLGCTHYPLFFSLIEEEAHAMMGPDVRVIDSATTVAAETRSFLASRGLLAPPRERAGTMRLFATDVPRSFSEMARRFLGDEQIPEAEQIDL, from the coding sequence GTGAAAGCCGACACGGACCCAGCAACGGCCCGGCAAGCCGGGCCTGGGGCGGCGCCGCTCGGTGTCTTCGATTCGGGCCTGGGCGGCCTCACCGTGGTGCGTGCACTGCGGGCCGTGCTCCCGCACGAAGACATCGTGTACCTGGGCGACACGGCGCGCGTTCCGTATGGCACCCGCGGCGCCGCCACGGTGGTGAAGTACGCCGGCGCGTGTGCGCGCCAGCTCGTATCCCATCGGGTGAAGACCATCGTCATCGCGTGCAACACGGTGAGCGCGGTGGCGCCGGAGCAATTGCGCATCGATTTGGACCTTCCCGTGCTCGGCGTGATCGAGCCGGGGGCGCGCGCGGCGGTGGCGGCGACGAAGACCGGCCGCGTGGGCATTCTGGCCACGCCGGGGACGATTTTTTCGCAGGCGTACACGCGCGCGGTGACCACGCTGTCGACGCGCACGGAGGTGTTCGGCCAGGCGGCTCCCCTTCTCGTTCCCCTCGCCGAGGAAGGCTGGATCGAGGGCGAGGTGCCGCGGCTGGCGGTGCGCCGCTATTTGGAACCGCTGGCCCGAGCCGGGGTCGATGCCATCGTCCTCGGGTGCACGCACTACCCGCTGTTCTTCTCGCTGATCGAAGAGGAGGCGCACGCGATGATGGGGCCCGATGTGCGCGTCATCGACAGCGCCACCACGGTCGCCGCGGAGACGCGCTCCTTTCTCGCGAGCCGCGGTCTCTTGGCGCCGCCGCGCGAACGCGCGGGCACGATGCGCCTGTTCGCCACCGACGTGCCGCGCTCCTTCAGCGAGATGGCGCGCCGCTTTCTGGGCGACGAGCAGATCCCCGAGGCCGAGCAGATCGATTTATGA
- a CDS encoding rhomboid family intramembrane serine protease yields MDERVTLALPRPGPGLKVLLLVVAILGISLAIAYSYLPGGQSLFLALTASSDSVLDGQVWRLFTAGLLTSPARLGHLLFTLMAFYFLSPDLERRWGTWRFIRFVGIALVAGFLLSIAVDRAIPGGPAALHPRMMFGSTAGITAIAIAWSKVNAQQTVRLFFLVPVTGRQFFWFTIAMCLLGLVYPDGVPEGVLSPFGGVLVGVLLGGTPSVVRATYLRIKLALLRRQAGAPSVPLSPPASGKTKSTTSPSRRAGAPLLRVVQGGADDELRKRRPPKDKRYLN; encoded by the coding sequence ATGGACGAGAGGGTTACTCTGGCACTACCTCGCCCCGGCCCGGGCTTGAAGGTCCTGCTCCTGGTGGTAGCGATTCTCGGGATCTCTCTTGCCATCGCCTACAGCTATCTGCCCGGCGGACAGAGCCTCTTTCTCGCGCTCACCGCCTCGAGTGACAGCGTACTGGACGGTCAGGTATGGCGGCTGTTCACCGCCGGCCTTCTGACGTCGCCGGCCAGGTTGGGGCACCTGCTTTTCACGTTGATGGCGTTCTACTTCCTCTCGCCGGATCTGGAGCGGCGCTGGGGAACGTGGCGCTTCATTCGATTCGTCGGGATTGCGCTGGTCGCAGGCTTTCTGCTTTCGATTGCCGTCGATCGGGCGATTCCCGGCGGGCCCGCCGCGCTTCACCCTCGGATGATGTTCGGGAGCACCGCCGGCATCACCGCGATCGCCATCGCATGGTCGAAGGTGAATGCGCAGCAGACGGTACGGCTGTTCTTCCTCGTTCCAGTGACCGGGCGCCAGTTCTTCTGGTTCACCATCGCAATGTGTTTGCTCGGCCTCGTCTACCCGGACGGCGTTCCCGAGGGCGTGCTCTCCCCGTTCGGTGGCGTCCTCGTGGGTGTGCTGCTCGGGGGAACGCCGTCGGTGGTTCGCGCGACGTACCTGCGCATCAAGCTGGCGCTGCTGCGCCGTCAGGCAGGGGCGCCGTCGGTTCCGTTGAGCCCGCCGGCCTCGGGCAAGACCAAGAGCACCACCTCCCCGTCCCGCCGGGCGGGTGCTCCGCTTCTGCGCGTGGTGCAGGGCGGTGCGGACGACGAGCTTCGGAAGCGGCGGCCGCCAAAGGACAAGCGCTATCTGAATTGA
- a CDS encoding homoserine dehydrogenase gives MKTVRLGLLGCGTVGGGVVRLIRENASVLATRVGAPLEIAKVLVRDPNKERVPGLERDRITTDAAAVLGDPSIDVVVEVLGGVDPAKGYVEQAIDTGRSVVTANKMLLAVHGPELVERAEKAGVDLAFEASVGGGIPVIRTLREALTSDAVTRLCGIVNGTSNYILTRMRQDGLPFVTALKEAQDKGYAEADPGLDVDGHDAAHKLVVLAMLAFGARVPHETVYTEGIRDIEPIDHEFAARFGYTVKHLAIGQMRETNGKKSVELRVHPALLPTHTTLANVNGVLNAILLEGRALGPCLLSGRGAGDLPTAVSVVADVVDVAGARLSGAGGRMTRSVRLAETHLAPIDDAECAYYLRFQVFDRPGVLAHIAGALAEENVSILEMVQRGGGDARGEPVQVVMMTHVAREGALRRALAAAAKGGDYIAKPTHVLRVAPVG, from the coding sequence ATGAAAACGGTGCGGCTCGGGCTACTCGGTTGTGGGACCGTGGGCGGGGGCGTTGTTCGATTGATTCGGGAAAATGCCTCGGTTCTGGCGACCCGCGTTGGGGCCCCGCTGGAAATTGCCAAGGTGCTCGTTCGCGATCCCAACAAGGAGCGCGTGCCCGGTCTCGAGCGCGACCGCATCACGACGGACGCCGCGGCGGTGCTGGGCGATCCGTCGATTGACGTGGTCGTGGAGGTACTCGGCGGGGTCGATCCGGCGAAAGGCTACGTCGAGCAGGCCATCGACACGGGGCGCAGCGTGGTGACAGCGAACAAGATGCTCCTCGCCGTGCACGGACCCGAGCTGGTCGAGCGCGCGGAGAAGGCCGGCGTCGACTTGGCATTCGAGGCCTCCGTGGGTGGCGGCATCCCGGTCATTCGCACCTTGCGCGAGGCGCTCACCAGCGATGCGGTGACCCGGCTGTGCGGCATCGTCAATGGCACGTCGAACTACATCCTCACGCGCATGCGCCAGGACGGCTTGCCCTTCGTGACGGCGCTGAAGGAAGCGCAAGACAAAGGCTACGCCGAGGCGGATCCCGGGCTCGACGTCGACGGGCACGATGCCGCGCACAAGTTGGTCGTGCTGGCCATGCTGGCCTTCGGCGCCCGCGTGCCGCACGAGACGGTGTACACGGAGGGCATCCGCGACATCGAGCCGATCGATCACGAGTTTGCCGCGCGCTTCGGATACACGGTGAAGCACTTGGCCATCGGCCAGATGCGCGAGACGAATGGCAAGAAGAGCGTCGAACTTCGCGTGCACCCGGCGCTGCTGCCGACGCACACCACGCTCGCCAACGTGAACGGCGTGCTCAATGCGATTTTGCTCGAGGGGCGTGCCCTGGGACCATGCTTGCTCTCGGGGCGTGGGGCAGGGGATCTGCCCACCGCCGTGAGCGTCGTCGCGGACGTGGTGGACGTCGCGGGGGCTCGGCTCAGTGGCGCCGGCGGCAGGATGACACGCAGCGTGCGCCTCGCGGAGACACACCTCGCGCCCATCGACGACGCCGAGTGCGCGTACTACCTGCGCTTCCAAGTCTTCGACCGACCCGGGGTCCTCGCGCACATCGCGGGCGCCCTGGCCGAGGAGAACGTGTCCATCCTCGAGATGGTCCAGCGCGGCGGCGGCGATGCGCGCGGGGAGCCCGTGCAGGTCGTGATGATGACCCACGTCGCACGCGAAGGTGCCCTGCGCCGCGCGCTCGCGGCGGCGGCGAAGGGCGGCGACTACATCGCGAAGCCCACGCACGTCCTTCGGGTCGCGCCCGTGGGGTGA
- a CDS encoding aspartate carbamoyltransferase catalytic subunit, whose amino-acid sequence MRHLLGIDGLSANDITSLLDEATRYAHPHDPIVTRGVLRGKTILNVFYESSTRTRTSFELAGKRLGADVVNIAASTSSVTKGETLLDTVKNLEAMGSDAIVLRHAHSGAPHFVSRHTRASIVNAGDGSHEHPTQALLDAFTIRQRLGKLDGLVVVICGDILHSRVARSNSLLLGALGTEVRLCGPRTMMPRDPTVLGPTVRVFDRFDDAIEGADVVMMLRIQNERLAGTVMATTREYARTFGLNERRLRLAKPEALVMHPGPINRGVELDNAVADGARSVILDQVEAGVAVRCAVLARVLLQ is encoded by the coding sequence ATGCGCCATCTGCTCGGCATCGATGGGCTCTCCGCGAACGACATCACGTCCCTTCTCGATGAAGCGACCCGGTACGCGCACCCTCACGATCCGATCGTGACGCGCGGTGTTCTGCGAGGGAAAACGATTCTCAACGTGTTCTACGAGTCGTCGACGCGCACGCGCACGTCGTTCGAGCTCGCTGGAAAGCGGCTCGGGGCCGACGTGGTGAACATCGCCGCGTCGACCTCCAGCGTCACCAAGGGCGAAACCTTGCTCGATACGGTGAAAAACCTGGAGGCCATGGGGAGCGACGCCATCGTGCTCCGCCACGCGCACTCGGGCGCACCGCACTTCGTGTCGCGGCACACGCGCGCGAGCATCGTCAACGCGGGCGACGGTTCGCACGAGCACCCGACGCAGGCGCTGCTCGACGCGTTCACCATTCGTCAGCGGCTCGGGAAGCTCGACGGATTGGTCGTCGTTATCTGCGGAGACATCTTGCACTCGCGCGTCGCCCGCTCCAATTCGCTCCTGCTCGGTGCCCTGGGCACCGAGGTGCGTCTCTGCGGGCCGCGCACGATGATGCCGCGCGATCCCACCGTACTCGGCCCCACCGTGCGCGTGTTCGATCGCTTCGACGACGCCATCGAGGGTGCCGACGTCGTGATGATGCTGCGCATTCAAAACGAGCGCCTCGCCGGCACGGTGATGGCCACGACCCGCGAATATGCGCGCACCTTCGGCCTGAACGAGCGGCGCCTTCGCCTGGCCAAGCCCGAGGCGCTGGTGATGCACCCGGGGCCGATCAACCGCGGTGTGGAGCTCGACAACGCCGTGGCCGACGGCGCCCGCAGCGTGATTCTCGATCAGGTGGAGGCGGGCGTCGCCGTGCGCTGCGCGGTCCTGGCGAGGGTGCTTCTGCAGTGA
- a CDS encoding cysteine hydrolase yields MNDRYARLLQLVLAGRPEPLTAAFLGTLTEEERAAYLEVERTLASFALAAVENGPASGILGENAPAPAASPSLRSRVLASFRAKRAERPRSAFLVLDMIHDHLAEGSILEVPRAREIVPALAEKLRECRSQGVPVVYIVDEHQPDDPDLDLWGVHAVGGSGGNDIWPEVAPQPGDRIVKKRTYSAFSGSDLQAVLDELRCDTLVLSGCLTEVGIKATATDALQRGYAVDVPPTTQAGISAMTEQVTLGLLQVMPPYGAARKELLTRLAG; encoded by the coding sequence GTGAATGATCGGTATGCCCGCCTGCTACAACTCGTCCTCGCGGGACGTCCCGAACCGCTCACGGCCGCATTCTTGGGCACGCTCACCGAGGAAGAGCGCGCCGCCTACCTGGAGGTGGAGCGCACCCTGGCGTCATTCGCGCTGGCCGCAGTCGAGAACGGCCCCGCAAGCGGGATCCTGGGCGAGAACGCGCCCGCGCCAGCCGCCTCGCCGTCCCTACGCAGCCGGGTCCTGGCGAGCTTTCGCGCCAAGCGTGCGGAACGGCCAAGATCGGCGTTCCTGGTGCTGGATATGATTCACGATCACCTGGCCGAGGGCAGCATCCTCGAAGTGCCGAGGGCGCGCGAGATCGTGCCAGCGCTGGCGGAAAAGCTGCGCGAATGCCGCAGCCAAGGGGTACCCGTCGTGTACATCGTCGACGAGCACCAGCCCGACGATCCCGATCTGGACCTGTGGGGCGTCCACGCGGTCGGTGGCTCCGGCGGGAACGACATCTGGCCCGAGGTCGCACCGCAACCGGGCGATCGGATCGTGAAAAAGCGCACGTACAGCGCATTCTCCGGGTCCGATTTGCAGGCCGTCCTGGACGAACTGCGCTGCGATACCCTGGTTCTCTCCGGCTGCCTGACCGAAGTCGGCATCAAGGCCACCGCCACCGATGCCCTGCAGCGGGGCTATGCGGTCGACGTTCCCCCCACGACCCAGGCCGGGATCAGCGCGATGACCGAGCAGGTCACCTTGGGCCTACTTCAGGTGATGCCACCCTACGGGGCCGCCCGCAAAGAGCTCCTCACCCGCCTCGCAGGGTAA
- a CDS encoding sigma-70 family RNA polymerase sigma factor produces MVVEADPSESLDAALILRVAEGDVDALASLYDRHADALLAIALRIVHDRAEAEDLVHDAFMGLCEQARRYDPARGRLRTWLVTITRNLAIDRLRRQNRLKRVREAVRAEARTETAEAPPVDFLHMNDRFREAFGALPEDQRLTLEAAFFQGLSYSEIAELHGVPLGTVKSRAARAIATLREALVASVQNDSPNVVVKNAGSARGAT; encoded by the coding sequence GTGGTGGTGGAGGCGGATCCGTCCGAATCGCTCGATGCAGCACTCATCCTTCGCGTAGCCGAAGGCGACGTCGATGCGCTTGCGTCGCTGTACGATCGCCACGCCGATGCGCTGCTGGCCATCGCGCTGCGCATCGTTCACGACCGCGCCGAAGCGGAAGACCTGGTTCACGACGCCTTCATGGGCCTTTGCGAACAGGCACGCCGCTACGATCCGGCGCGCGGGCGTTTGCGGACCTGGCTCGTGACCATCACGCGCAACCTGGCCATCGATCGCCTGCGCCGGCAGAATCGGCTCAAACGGGTGCGCGAGGCGGTCCGGGCGGAGGCGCGCACGGAGACGGCGGAGGCGCCGCCCGTCGATTTTCTGCACATGAACGACAGGTTTCGCGAGGCGTTCGGGGCGCTCCCGGAGGACCAGCGGCTCACGCTCGAAGCGGCCTTCTTCCAGGGCCTCTCCTACAGCGAAATCGCAGAACTTCACGGCGTTCCGTTGGGAACCGTCAAGTCGCGGGCGGCCCGGGCCATCGCAACGTTGAGGGAAGCGCTCGTGGCGTCGGTCCAAAATGACTCGCCGAACGTAGTGGTCAAGAACGCTGGGAGTGCTCGAGGTGCGACGTGA
- a CDS encoding MotA/TolQ/ExbB proton channel family protein: MQSVAGGAIHAVHAFAAAVQPGGAGGGGKPDAPKLDPVQLVLHASAPVKAVLIVLVVFSLCCWVVIGAKFLHLRRARAESHRFLKTFDAAQNFESMANGLSAFRGSPFARIFATGYDEMMRMTGGQRQRLGDAEGTHVETATRRAAAREVTHLESWMTLLGTIGSTAPFIGLFGTVYGIMDAFLSIGNQQNANLPVVAPKIAEALIATAIGLVAAIPSVMAYNYFARRVQELADSLEGFAADVAARAKLGGI, from the coding sequence ATGCAATCGGTAGCCGGCGGGGCGATCCACGCCGTTCACGCGTTCGCGGCGGCGGTACAGCCTGGCGGTGCCGGCGGTGGCGGGAAACCCGACGCGCCCAAGCTCGATCCCGTGCAGCTCGTCCTGCACGCTTCGGCACCGGTCAAGGCGGTGCTCATCGTGCTGGTCGTCTTCTCGCTGTGCTGCTGGGTGGTCATCGGTGCCAAGTTTCTCCATCTGCGCCGCGCCCGCGCCGAATCGCATCGCTTTTTGAAGACGTTCGACGCCGCCCAGAATTTCGAGTCGATGGCCAATGGGCTGTCGGCCTTCCGCGGCTCGCCGTTCGCGCGAATTTTCGCCACGGGCTACGACGAGATGATGCGCATGACCGGCGGCCAGCGTCAGCGCTTGGGCGACGCCGAGGGCACGCACGTCGAAACGGCCACCCGGCGCGCCGCCGCACGCGAGGTCACGCACCTCGAATCGTGGATGACGCTCTTGGGCACCATCGGTTCGACGGCCCCGTTCATCGGTCTTTTCGGCACGGTTTACGGCATCATGGACGCGTTCTTGAGCATCGGGAACCAGCAGAACGCGAACCTCCCCGTCGTGGCGCCGAAGATCGCCGAGGCCCTCATCGCGACGGCCATCGGCCTCGTGGCCGCCATCCCCAGCGTCATGGCGTACAACTACTTCGCGCGCCGCGTTCAGGAGCTTGCCGACAGCCTCGAAGGCTTTGCTGCCGACGTGGCCGCCCGCGCCAAACTGGGAGGCATTTAG
- a CDS encoding biopolymer transporter ExbD, producing MAMGASAGGVAGRSRRMGGMNEINVTPLIDVMLVLLVIFMVTAPLLTTGVEVDLPKAKSGPMVADDTKLLIIVTADEHVYLGKDEITGAIEDRLTNNARLKEEKEVYIQADEGVKYGAVLRVMAAARTAGVEKLGMITDPLEVK from the coding sequence ATGGCCATGGGCGCATCGGCAGGCGGCGTTGCAGGCCGCAGCCGCCGCATGGGCGGCATGAACGAGATCAATGTGACGCCGCTCATCGACGTCATGCTGGTGCTCCTGGTCATCTTCATGGTGACCGCACCGCTCCTCACCACCGGTGTCGAGGTCGATCTTCCGAAGGCCAAGAGCGGCCCGATGGTGGCCGACGACACGAAGCTGCTCATCATCGTTACCGCGGACGAGCACGTCTATCTGGGCAAGGACGAGATCACCGGTGCCATCGAAGACCGATTGACGAACAACGCGCGTCTGAAGGAGGAGAAAGAGGTCTACATCCAAGCAGACGAAGGCGTAAAATATGGTGCCGTTCTGCGTGTCATGGCGGCCGCCCGCACCGCAGGCGTCGAAAAGCTTGGAATGATCACCGATCCACTGGAAGTTAAGTAA
- a CDS encoding TonB C-terminal domain-containing protein: MATRLAWRTAYESDEVALGIALAIALHAIPIAALILKAMYPSLGEEEKPLVEKPVVAASLLKLGKPMDPLKLPDRIVPRARTAPKHEIVASREEKKKDIPDAGPPPPLAQESDITRLVNKSDPFAEDAGKDRPEEGHAGGVKEGQETDPNKVKAGDMYALQLQQFFRDRWAIPSVISKGESAKLCAVFQISIDRRMTIWHLRSTPARASGNDLFDDSVRSVFQKLMDDRTPLPEPPPEAAETYRGRAVNVQMTESGDPSKCR; encoded by the coding sequence ATGGCAACGCGGTTGGCTTGGAGGACGGCGTACGAGTCGGACGAGGTGGCGCTGGGTATTGCGTTGGCCATCGCGCTGCACGCGATTCCCATTGCGGCGTTGATTCTCAAGGCGATGTACCCCTCGCTCGGCGAGGAGGAGAAGCCCCTCGTCGAGAAGCCCGTGGTCGCGGCCAGCTTGCTGAAGTTGGGCAAGCCCATGGATCCATTGAAGCTGCCCGATCGCATCGTGCCGCGTGCCCGCACCGCGCCGAAGCACGAGATCGTGGCCTCGCGTGAAGAGAAGAAAAAGGACATTCCCGATGCAGGGCCGCCTCCGCCGCTCGCCCAGGAGTCGGACATCACGCGCCTCGTGAACAAGAGCGATCCGTTCGCGGAGGATGCGGGCAAAGATCGTCCCGAGGAAGGTCACGCGGGCGGTGTGAAAGAGGGGCAGGAGACCGATCCGAACAAGGTGAAAGCGGGCGACATGTACGCTCTGCAGCTGCAACAATTTTTCAGGGATCGCTGGGCCATTCCGAGTGTGATCTCGAAGGGCGAATCCGCGAAACTCTGTGCAGTTTTTCAGATCAGCATTGATCGCCGCATGACCATCTGGCACCTCAGAAGCACGCCGGCGCGAGCCAGCGGCAACGATCTGTTCGACGACTCGGTACGATCTGTGTTTCAAAAGCTGATGGATGATCGAACGCCGTTGCCTGAGCCACCACCGGAGGCTGCGGAGACCTACCGCGGGCGCGCGGTTAATGTTCAGATGACGGAAAGCGGAGATCCTTCGAAATGCCGATGA